One region of Ornithinibacter aureus genomic DNA includes:
- the cobO gene encoding cob(I)yrinic acid a,c-diamide adenosyltransferase translates to MAKGVTPVQAADGLTTRQRRNSPLVIVHGGAGKGKSTAAFGLALRGWNQGWSIGVFQFVKSAKWRIGEQAALAALDDVNRSTGQGGPIEWHKMGSGWSWSRKAGTEEDHAEAAREGWEEIKRRLADETHTLYVLDEFTYLLTWGWLDIDDVVDSLTDRPGYQHVVITGRDPHPRLLEIADVATEMTKIAHPFDKGQKGQKGIEW, encoded by the coding sequence ATGGCCAAGGGAGTGACACCGGTGCAGGCTGCGGACGGCCTCACCACCCGACAGCGCCGCAACAGTCCGCTCGTCATCGTCCACGGTGGCGCCGGGAAGGGGAAGTCGACGGCGGCCTTCGGCCTGGCCCTGCGCGGCTGGAACCAGGGGTGGTCGATCGGCGTGTTCCAGTTCGTGAAGTCGGCCAAGTGGCGCATCGGTGAGCAGGCAGCGCTGGCTGCTCTCGACGACGTGAACCGCAGCACCGGCCAGGGCGGCCCGATCGAGTGGCACAAGATGGGCTCGGGCTGGTCGTGGTCACGCAAGGCCGGCACCGAGGAGGACCATGCCGAGGCCGCCCGTGAGGGCTGGGAAGAGATCAAGCGTCGCCTCGCCGACGAGACCCACACCCTCTATGTCCTCGACGAGTTCACCTACCTGCTCACGTGGGGTTGGCTCGACATCGACGACGTCGTCGACTCCCTGACCGACCGCCCCGGCTACCAGCACGTGGTCATCACCGGCCGCGATCCACACCCCCGCCTCCTCGAGATCGCGGACGTCGCCACCGAGATGACCAAGATCGCCCACCCGTTCGACAAGGGCCAGAAGGGCCAGAAGGGCATCGAGTGGTGA
- a CDS encoding VWA domain-containing protein produces MSNYPFAAIVGADEMALALVLTTVSPEVGGVLVRGEKGTAKSTMVRALAEILPRQAVVHGCRFGCDPRSPAADCPDGPHTDAASTTRPARLVELPVGATEDRVIGSLDLSKALGHGETAFEPGLLAQAHRGLLYVDEVNLLHDHLVDLLLDAAAMGRNTVERDGVSVSHPARIVLIGTMNPEEGELRPQLLDRFGLTVEVKASRDPAQRADVVRRRLAFDEDPVAFQTSYAVAQADVAARIASAQEALRRVRLSDWALDKIATVCAGFEVDGMRADIVTARAAVAHAAWEGRTDVTREDIRTAAKLALPHRRRRAPFDAPGLDEDLLDRLLGDDEPPPPEDPQDPQDEDPHLPDEPDRPERPKEPSDETDTADDDSGDPMTTPSAQDCDEGAQDARDQRSDCTPPDPTDTESGGEVSETDPPAPVQGVAAAHEPYRIRRLSVRGTGSGAAGKRSRAITTWGRTVGSSRERTGRVHLTATITAAARERGARATGTTGTTGTTGTTGTSRLEIRASDLRSAITQGKESNLVLLLVDASGSMAARSRMAEVKTAVLSLLMDAYQRRDRVGLVTFRGTGADLALPPTSSVEAAAACLAELPHGGRTPLAEGLATAAKTLGLERIRDPRRRALLVLVTDGRATAGVDALGRAQRIADQWGHVAVDSVVIDCESGRFRMGLARDLADRMGAEHVPLEDIAADHLVALINDRRAA; encoded by the coding sequence GTGTCCAACTACCCCTTCGCCGCCATCGTCGGTGCCGACGAGATGGCCCTCGCCCTCGTCCTCACCACGGTCTCCCCCGAGGTCGGCGGCGTGCTCGTGCGCGGCGAGAAGGGCACCGCGAAGTCCACGATGGTGCGCGCTCTGGCCGAGATCCTGCCCCGCCAGGCGGTCGTCCACGGATGTCGCTTCGGCTGCGACCCACGGTCGCCCGCCGCCGACTGCCCCGACGGGCCACACACCGACGCCGCATCGACGACCCGCCCAGCTCGTCTGGTCGAACTCCCGGTGGGTGCCACCGAGGATCGCGTCATCGGCTCCCTCGACCTCAGCAAGGCCCTCGGTCACGGTGAAACGGCTTTCGAGCCGGGGCTGCTCGCCCAGGCGCACCGTGGTCTGCTCTATGTCGACGAGGTCAACCTCCTGCACGACCATCTCGTCGACCTGCTCCTCGACGCCGCTGCCATGGGCCGCAACACCGTCGAGCGCGACGGGGTGTCGGTGTCCCACCCTGCCCGCATCGTCCTGATCGGCACCATGAACCCGGAGGAGGGCGAGCTTCGCCCGCAGTTGCTCGACCGCTTCGGCCTGACCGTCGAGGTGAAGGCCAGCCGCGACCCAGCGCAGCGTGCGGACGTGGTCCGTCGGCGGCTCGCCTTCGATGAGGATCCGGTCGCCTTCCAGACCTCGTATGCCGTGGCGCAGGCCGATGTGGCCGCCCGGATCGCGTCCGCCCAGGAGGCCCTGCGTCGCGTGCGTCTGAGTGACTGGGCGCTGGACAAGATCGCCACGGTCTGCGCCGGCTTCGAGGTCGACGGGATGCGTGCCGACATCGTGACCGCGAGGGCTGCGGTGGCCCACGCGGCGTGGGAGGGGCGCACCGACGTCACCCGGGAGGACATCCGCACCGCCGCCAAACTCGCTCTCCCCCACCGACGTCGGCGTGCACCCTTCGACGCGCCGGGACTGGACGAGGACCTGCTCGATCGCCTGCTCGGCGACGACGAGCCGCCGCCTCCGGAGGACCCCCAGGACCCTCAGGATGAAGACCCTCACCTGCCCGACGAGCCGGACCGGCCCGAGCGCCCGAAGGAGCCTTCCGACGAGACGGACACCGCGGACGACGACTCGGGCGACCCCATGACGACGCCGTCGGCGCAGGACTGCGACGAGGGAGCGCAGGACGCCCGCGATCAGCGCTCCGACTGCACACCGCCGGACCCCACCGACACGGAGAGCGGCGGAGAGGTCTCCGAGACCGACCCGCCGGCGCCCGTCCAGGGCGTGGCGGCAGCACACGAGCCGTACCGCATTCGTCGCCTCAGTGTGCGGGGCACGGGGTCGGGAGCGGCCGGCAAACGCAGCCGGGCGATCACGACCTGGGGCAGGACGGTCGGATCGAGCCGCGAGCGCACGGGCCGGGTCCATCTGACCGCCACCATCACGGCCGCTGCCCGAGAGCGAGGCGCCCGCGCCACCGGGACGACCGGGACGACCGGGACGACCGGGACGACCGGGACGAGCCGACTGGAGATCCGGGCGAGCGACCTCCGCTCGGCGATCACCCAGGGCAAGGAGTCCAACCTCGTGCTGCTGCTCGTCGACGCCTCCGGGTCGATGGCTGCCCGGTCTCGGATGGCCGAGGTCAAGACGGCCGTCCTGTCGCTGCTCATGGACGCCTACCAGCGACGCGATCGCGTGGGCCTGGTGACCTTCCGAGGCACCGGTGCCGACCTCGCGTTGCCGCCGACCTCCTCGGTCGAGGCGGCCGCCGCCTGCCTGGCCGAACTCCCCCACGGCGGGCGCACGCCCCTGGCCGAGGGTCTCGCCACGGCCGCGAAGACCCTTGGGCTGGAGCGCATCAGGGACCCACGTCGACGGGCGCTGCTCGTGCTCGTCACCGACGGACGCGCCACGGCGGGCGTCGATGCGTTGGGCAGAGCACAGCGCATCGCCGACCAGTGGGGGCACGTCGCCGTCGACAGCGTCGTGATCGACTGCGAGTCCGGCCGCTTCCGGATGGGTCTGGCCAGGGACCTCGCCGACCGGATGGGCGCAGAGCACGTGCCCCTCGAAGACATCGCCGCCGATCACCTCGTGGCGCTCATCAATGACAGGAGGGCCGCCTGA